In a genomic window of Octadecabacter temperatus:
- a CDS encoding thiamine diphosphokinase: MNPASATLSEVLSIASLVVAADGGADHALAAGVSLEAVIGDMDSISKAAQDAFKDVFHPITEQDSTDFDKALRHIDAPLVLGVGFSGARLDHELGSMTVLVRHPERRCILIGEDTIVLLCPPQITLDLPMESAVSLFPMAEVGCESDGLRWPTGGLRFAPDRQIGTLNKVDGTVTLRPDAPKMLLILPRSALGVTVQAMLQDDVRWPARAR, encoded by the coding sequence GTGAACCCTGCGTCAGCGACTCTTTCAGAGGTGTTAAGCATAGCATCATTGGTTGTCGCAGCCGATGGGGGCGCGGATCATGCTTTAGCGGCGGGGGTGTCACTGGAAGCTGTGATCGGGGACATGGATTCGATATCAAAGGCTGCGCAGGATGCGTTTAAAGACGTGTTTCATCCAATCACTGAGCAGGACAGCACGGATTTCGATAAGGCATTGCGCCATATAGATGCGCCTTTGGTTTTGGGGGTCGGGTTTAGTGGGGCGCGGTTGGATCATGAGCTAGGGTCCATGACCGTGTTGGTGCGTCACCCTGAACGGCGTTGTATTTTGATTGGTGAAGACACGATCGTTTTGCTTTGCCCGCCGCAAATCACGCTAGATTTGCCAATGGAAAGCGCCGTTTCGTTGTTCCCTATGGCAGAAGTGGGGTGTGAAAGCGATGGGTTGCGCTGGCCGACGGGGGGGCTTCGGTTTGCACCGGACAGGCAGATCGGCACCTTGAACAAGGTCGATGGTACGGTGACTTTGCGGCCCGACGCGCCAAAGATGTTGTTGATCCTGCCGCGCAGCGCCCTTGGCGTTACAGTGCAGGCGATGCTGCAGGACGACGTGAGATGGCCCGCTCGCGCAAGATAA
- a CDS encoding DMT family transporter, with protein sequence MSDRPFLGILLMLGFCVLAPLGDAMAKLLGDDLSVGFLVFVRFAIQAILLLPLVWLFKYPLPSGARLLRLTALRTALHIAGITLMFSSLQFLELADAIAIAFVMPFIMLLLGKVYLNEHVGPHRLVACGVGFIGTLLVVQPNFVEVGLPALLPIGVAVVFALFMLVTRKIAKDVDPIGLQALSGVMAVPVVGTALLMFPSTPLFATHPIVGKAWILLLVLGGLGTIAHLLMTWSLRFAPSATLAPMQYLEIPIGTVIGYLIFKDLPNGMAAIGICITVAAGLYIILRERAISRRPAASPAL encoded by the coding sequence ATGTCTGATCGCCCCTTCTTAGGTATCCTTTTGATGCTCGGCTTTTGCGTCTTGGCCCCTTTGGGGGACGCAATGGCGAAACTGCTGGGTGATGATTTGTCAGTTGGGTTTCTGGTATTTGTGCGCTTTGCGATCCAGGCGATCCTTTTGTTGCCGCTTGTGTGGTTGTTTAAATATCCCCTCCCTTCTGGCGCACGCCTGCTGCGCCTGACGGCATTGCGCACGGCGTTGCACATCGCAGGCATCACGCTGATGTTTTCGTCCCTTCAATTCCTTGAGCTGGCGGACGCCATCGCGATTGCCTTTGTAATGCCGTTCATCATGTTGCTTTTGGGTAAGGTCTACCTCAACGAACATGTGGGCCCGCACCGTTTGGTCGCCTGTGGTGTCGGGTTCATTGGGACGCTGCTTGTTGTGCAACCCAACTTTGTTGAGGTCGGCCTACCCGCATTACTGCCTATTGGTGTCGCGGTGGTATTTGCGCTGTTCATGCTGGTGACCCGCAAGATCGCCAAAGACGTGGACCCAATCGGACTGCAAGCACTGTCTGGCGTTATGGCCGTGCCTGTTGTCGGTACAGCTTTGTTGATGTTCCCAAGCACCCCGCTGTTTGCGACCCACCCGATTGTCGGCAAGGCGTGGATACTGCTTCTTGTCCTCGGCGGGCTTGGGACCATCGCGCATTTGCTTATGACGTGGTCTTTGCGCTTTGCGCCCTCTGCCACCCTCGCTCCGATGCAATATCTGGAAATCCCGATCGGCACGGTGATCGGCTACCTTATCTTTAAGGACCTACCGAATGGCATGGCAGCCATAGGCATCTGCATCACGGTCGCGGCTGGCCTCTATATTATCTTGCGCGAGCGGGCCATCTCACGTCGTCCTGCAGCATCGCCTGCACTGTAA
- a CDS encoding DMT family transporter encodes MAAKSSAFEMTPRTETPDRIMLGILLMLGFCLTAPLLDVAAKLASDTIPVGQITAARFLVQLGLMLPVCLMMGLSFGMNGQLGVLSLRALLLLLSTFFFIAAIRVMPLADALAIVFTEPFIVMLVGKYAFGEDVGPRRIGAAVVGFIGVVLVIQPSFATFGAVALFPLGTAVCFAGYVLVTRGLRGRLHPVMMQFHTGAIATVMSVPIIWLANGSGSEMLDPVWPTGIYWTWLLGVGFFATISHMMMTYGLTFAPSSTLAPMQYLEIPVATVLGYLVFSEFPNSMALGGIALIIGAGIYMIHRERVTSRGVSTRPHAPV; translated from the coding sequence ATGGCCGCAAAATCGAGCGCGTTTGAAATGACACCACGCACGGAAACACCAGACCGTATTATGCTGGGCATTTTGCTCATGCTTGGATTTTGCCTGACCGCTCCTTTGTTGGACGTCGCGGCGAAACTTGCGTCTGACACCATTCCTGTGGGGCAAATCACCGCCGCGCGTTTTTTGGTGCAGTTGGGTTTGATGTTGCCCGTGTGCCTGATGATGGGTTTGTCGTTCGGCATGAACGGGCAGCTAGGGGTGTTGTCGCTACGCGCCCTTCTTTTGCTGCTTTCTACATTCTTCTTTATTGCCGCAATCCGCGTCATGCCTTTAGCGGATGCCTTGGCGATTGTGTTTACCGAACCGTTTATCGTCATGCTGGTTGGTAAGTATGCTTTCGGCGAAGACGTCGGGCCGCGCCGCATTGGGGCCGCGGTCGTCGGCTTCATTGGCGTGGTATTGGTGATCCAGCCTTCCTTCGCAACCTTTGGGGCCGTTGCACTGTTTCCCCTTGGCACCGCTGTGTGCTTTGCAGGCTACGTTTTGGTAACACGCGGCCTTCGCGGGCGGCTTCACCCTGTGATGATGCAATTCCATACAGGCGCAATCGCTACTGTGATGAGCGTGCCAATTATCTGGCTTGCAAACGGAAGTGGCAGTGAAATGCTTGATCCAGTTTGGCCCACGGGAATCTATTGGACATGGCTGCTTGGCGTGGGCTTCTTTGCCACCATTAGCCACATGATGATGACCTATGGTCTGACCTTTGCGCCTTCATCGACCCTTGCGCCGATGCAGTACCTCGAAATTCCGGTTGCTACGGTGCTTGGGTATCTGGTGTTTAGCGAATTCCCAAACTCAATGGCCCTTGGAGGAATCGCGTTAATCATCGGTGCGGGTATCTATATGATCCACCGCGAACGCGTGACGTCTCGTGGTGTCTCGACCCGCCCCCATGCACCGGTCTAG
- a CDS encoding L-serine ammonia-lyase codes for MFLSVFDMFKVGIGPSSSHTIGPMVAAARFLDHLRAQPFKVAGVKASLHGSLAFTGVGHATDRATILGLAGFRADDYDRDKADAEMERITAEGTVHPDGLGTLTFRPKNHLEFDYGPALKGHANGMILMGTDAQGDVVMQVTYYSIGGGFVLTEDELAAGADKEDGAPVPFPFKSAAEMLDMAAESGSSISNMKRQNELSRIADADLDKGLDRLWQVMNDCIDRGLETDGILPGGLHVKRRAKGIHDALKAEAGVNLTAPHTINDWMSTYAMAVNEENAAGGQVVTAPTNGAAGVVPATIRYYMDHVPSATAAKIPDFLLTAAAIGGLVKFNASISGAEAGCQAEVGSAAAMAAAGLCAVLGGTPEQIENAAEIALEHHLGMTCDPVRGLVQVPCIERNGLGAIKAVSAASLAMRGDGTHLVPLDAAIETMRQTGADMSEKYKETALGGLAVNVPNC; via the coding sequence ATGTTTCTATCCGTTTTCGATATGTTCAAAGTTGGGATTGGCCCTTCTTCGTCGCACACGATTGGCCCGATGGTTGCCGCGGCACGTTTCCTTGACCACCTGCGCGCGCAGCCGTTCAAGGTCGCTGGTGTTAAGGCGTCGCTACATGGATCGCTTGCCTTTACGGGTGTGGGACACGCCACCGACCGCGCGACGATCCTTGGCCTCGCAGGATTTCGCGCTGATGACTATGACCGCGACAAGGCGGATGCTGAAATGGAACGCATCACCGCGGAAGGAACGGTGCATCCAGACGGGCTCGGGACCCTCACGTTCCGCCCGAAAAACCACTTGGAATTTGATTACGGCCCAGCGCTTAAGGGCCACGCGAACGGCATGATCCTGATGGGCACAGATGCGCAGGGCGATGTTGTCATGCAGGTTACCTATTACTCCATTGGCGGAGGCTTCGTTCTTACCGAAGATGAACTCGCTGCAGGCGCAGATAAAGAGGACGGTGCACCTGTTCCGTTTCCTTTTAAGAGCGCAGCAGAAATGCTTGATATGGCAGCGGAAAGCGGTTCGAGCATTTCCAACATGAAGCGGCAAAACGAATTGAGCCGCATAGCTGACGCAGACCTAGACAAAGGGCTGGATCGACTGTGGCAGGTGATGAACGATTGCATTGATCGCGGCCTCGAGACGGATGGAATTTTACCTGGCGGATTGCATGTGAAACGCCGCGCCAAGGGCATCCATGATGCGCTAAAGGCCGAAGCTGGCGTGAACCTTACAGCGCCGCACACGATCAATGATTGGATGTCGACCTACGCAATGGCCGTGAATGAGGAAAACGCGGCCGGTGGGCAAGTCGTCACCGCCCCGACCAATGGCGCGGCAGGCGTCGTTCCCGCCACGATCCGCTACTATATGGACCACGTGCCCAGCGCGACCGCAGCCAAGATCCCCGACTTTTTGTTAACGGCGGCTGCGATTGGCGGATTGGTAAAATTCAACGCGTCCATCAGCGGTGCTGAAGCGGGATGTCAGGCCGAAGTTGGTTCTGCGGCTGCAATGGCGGCGGCGGGTCTTTGTGCTGTTCTTGGCGGCACGCCTGAGCAAATCGAAAACGCCGCCGAAATCGCGCTTGAGCATCACCTTGGCATGACCTGCGACCCCGTGCGTGGATTGGTTCAGGTGCCCTGCATTGAACGCAACGGGTTAGGCGCGATTAAGGCTGTGTCTGCCGCGTCGCTTGCGATGCGTGGGGATGGCACGCACCTTGTTCCGCTTGACGCCGCGATTGAGACCATGCGCCAAACCGGTGCCGATATGTCTGAAAAATATAAGGAAACCGCGCTGGGTGGTTTGGCAGTTAACGTGCCAAACTGCTGA
- a CDS encoding glutathione S-transferase family protein, whose amino-acid sequence MTKLVLYYAPDNASLCIRLALEAAGLPFDTRLVDRAASAHKSENYRALNPNGLIPVLETPDGALFETAAILLWVAEQAPELMPSDNGERAQAIKWLIWMSNTLHPTLRMLFYPDQYIAESSQDALSERTRTRLGKQLAIIDGGLADAGYVGGQVPSILDCYLCPMLRWTQLYPANAPSRPNLADYPTLQRIAAINETYPSTAAAITAEGLGNTPFTAPHYAKPPEGSAT is encoded by the coding sequence ATGACCAAACTTGTTCTTTACTACGCGCCTGACAATGCGTCGCTGTGCATTCGCCTCGCACTTGAGGCGGCTGGCCTGCCGTTTGACACCCGTCTCGTGGATCGCGCAGCGTCTGCGCATAAATCGGAGAACTACCGCGCCTTGAACCCCAACGGGTTGATCCCTGTTCTTGAAACCCCTGATGGCGCGCTGTTTGAAACAGCCGCGATATTGTTGTGGGTTGCCGAGCAGGCGCCAGAGTTAATGCCCAGCGACAACGGTGAACGCGCGCAGGCCATTAAGTGGCTGATTTGGATGTCAAATACGCTGCACCCAACCCTGCGCATGCTGTTTTACCCTGACCAGTATATTGCCGAATCCTCTCAAGACGCGCTGTCCGAGCGGACCCGTACGCGGCTGGGCAAACAGCTTGCGATCATTGATGGTGGATTGGCTGACGCGGGATATGTCGGCGGTCAGGTTCCCAGCATCCTAGACTGCTACCTTTGCCCGATGTTGCGCTGGACGCAGCTTTATCCCGCCAACGCCCCTTCGCGCCCGAACCTTGCGGATTACCCAACGCTGCAACGCATCGCGGCCATAAACGAAACATATCCCTCAACCGCCGCTGCAATCACCGCCGAAGGTCTTGGAAATACGCCTTTCACCGCCCCGCACTATGCTAAGCCCCCAGAAGGGTCCGCAACCTAA
- the rpiA gene encoding ribose-5-phosphate isomerase RpiA, which produces MSSELSPIDKAKFVAAKQASSYVEDGMKVGLGSGSTAAWLVKCLGERVEKEGLKIKGVPTSSRTAALAREVGIEVISLDEAKWLDLTIDGADEYDGNLNLIKGGGGSLLQEKIVATASDQMIVIADASKQVETLGTFPLPIEVIPFGWQTTKTLVEETLIGMDVLGRKVTLRMNGDAPFYTDEGNHILDMHLNRIGNARQLSLIVNQIPGVVENGLFIDICDVVIIGFGDGRVESRDINEGSVEEDRIEFVETENLFADLND; this is translated from the coding sequence ATGTCGTCCGAATTGTCCCCAATCGACAAAGCCAAATTCGTCGCGGCGAAACAGGCAAGTAGCTATGTTGAAGACGGCATGAAAGTGGGCCTTGGATCCGGATCAACTGCTGCGTGGTTGGTCAAATGCCTAGGCGAACGGGTCGAGAAAGAGGGCCTGAAAATCAAAGGCGTACCAACGTCATCGCGTACCGCAGCATTGGCACGTGAAGTTGGGATTGAGGTTATTTCGCTTGATGAGGCCAAGTGGCTGGACCTAACTATTGACGGCGCTGATGAGTATGACGGCAACCTGAACCTGATCAAAGGCGGTGGCGGTTCGTTGCTGCAGGAAAAGATTGTCGCGACCGCAAGCGACCAGATGATCGTGATCGCGGATGCGTCAAAGCAGGTGGAGACTCTGGGTACATTTCCGTTGCCGATCGAAGTGATCCCTTTTGGCTGGCAGACAACCAAAACACTGGTCGAGGAAACACTGATCGGCATGGATGTGCTGGGCCGTAAGGTGACATTACGAATGAATGGGGATGCGCCGTTTTACACGGACGAGGGCAACCATATCCTTGATATGCACCTGAACCGGATCGGGAACGCGCGGCAATTGTCACTTATAGTCAATCAGATACCGGGCGTTGTTGAGAACGGATTGTTCATTGATATCTGTGACGTCGTCATAATCGGGTTCGGCGATGGGCGCGTTGAGAGCCGCGATATTAATGAGGGATCGGTTGAAGAAGACCGGATCGAATTCGTTGAAACGGAAAATCTGTTCGCTGACTTGAACGACTAA
- the gor gene encoding glutathione-disulfide reductase, translating to MADFDYDLFVIGGGSGGVRAARVASATGAKVGLAEEFRMGGTCVIRGCVPKKLMVFASEYHEMFADARAYGWDIQDGTFEWPQFQKKLHAELDRLEGIYRKLLGNSDVIIHDSRATVSGTHEVTLADGKTYSAKHILVATGGRPVLPDIKNAELGITSNEIFLLPELPKKILIVGGGYIASEFACILNGLGVEVTQFYRGAQILRGFDDEARGLVSEMMIEKGVGLHLGTNVLEMEKRDGGIWVKCTNGSEKIYDQVMFATGRTPNTDGLGLEAVGVEVGRKSEIVVDDYSQTKVPSIYAVGDVTNRVQLTPVAIREGMAFVETVFKGNPTKVDHDLIPSAIFTQPEMGTVGLSEEAAAEQEPVEIYATSFRPMQSAFADRPDRVLMKLVVSKATRKVLGCHIVSPHAGEMIQLAGIAIKMGATKEQFDATCAVHPTISEELVTMKEPVRTA from the coding sequence ATGGCTGATTTCGACTACGATCTATTTGTAATTGGTGGCGGCTCTGGCGGCGTTCGCGCTGCTCGCGTGGCGTCTGCGACGGGTGCTAAGGTTGGTTTGGCCGAAGAGTTCCGCATGGGCGGGACCTGCGTGATCCGTGGCTGCGTTCCCAAAAAGCTGATGGTTTTCGCGTCCGAGTATCATGAGATGTTCGCAGACGCGCGCGCTTACGGGTGGGACATTCAGGATGGCACGTTTGAGTGGCCGCAGTTCCAAAAGAAACTGCACGCTGAGTTGGACCGTCTTGAGGGCATTTACCGCAAGCTCCTCGGCAATTCAGACGTCATCATTCATGATAGCCGCGCAACGGTGTCTGGCACCCATGAGGTCACGTTGGCAGACGGTAAAACCTACAGCGCCAAGCACATCCTTGTTGCGACAGGTGGGCGGCCGGTTCTGCCGGACATCAAAAATGCCGAGCTTGGCATCACGTCGAATGAAATCTTCCTGCTGCCTGAGCTGCCAAAGAAGATCCTGATCGTTGGCGGCGGATACATCGCGTCTGAGTTTGCCTGTATTCTCAATGGCCTCGGCGTTGAGGTCACGCAATTCTATCGTGGCGCGCAAATCCTGCGCGGGTTTGACGATGAGGCCCGTGGACTCGTTTCAGAGATGATGATCGAGAAGGGCGTTGGCTTGCATTTGGGAACCAACGTGCTTGAGATGGAAAAACGTGACGGTGGCATTTGGGTGAAGTGCACGAATGGGTCTGAAAAGATTTACGACCAAGTGATGTTCGCGACAGGCCGTACCCCAAACACAGACGGGCTGGGACTTGAGGCTGTAGGCGTTGAAGTTGGTCGTAAGTCCGAGATTGTGGTTGATGACTATAGCCAGACCAAAGTGCCAAGCATCTACGCCGTTGGCGATGTAACGAACCGCGTCCAGCTGACACCTGTTGCTATCCGCGAGGGTATGGCCTTCGTTGAGACAGTATTCAAAGGCAACCCGACAAAAGTGGACCACGATCTTATCCCGTCCGCGATTTTCACACAGCCGGAAATGGGCACCGTGGGCCTTTCTGAGGAAGCCGCCGCCGAGCAGGAGCCCGTTGAGATTTACGCGACAAGTTTCCGTCCGATGCAATCAGCGTTCGCGGATCGCCCAGATCGCGTGTTGATGAAACTCGTCGTGTCCAAAGCGACCCGAAAGGTGCTAGGATGCCATATCGTCAGCCCGCATGCCGGCGAGATGATCCAATTGGCGGGCATCGCGATCAAGATGGGGGCCACAAAAGAGCAGTTTGATGCGACTTGCGCGGTGCACCCGACGATTTCGGAAGAACTGGTGACAATGAAGGAACCGGTGAGAACCGCTTGA
- the hflK gene encoding FtsH protease activity modulator HflK, translating to MAGNNGGPWGGGGNDGGDDDDRFRPNGNGDRNGGRRPTNEPQIPEFDEIINKTKDQLRDLLGGGGGNRGGSGGSGGAGGPVVSRGMIGLGVLAAVALWGFNSFYRVLPEQQSVELFLGECNDPCIGSDGLNFAPWPLVTYEIVQVTQERVISIGDDPVPQELSESPSVLRALEGDTGLMLTGDENIVDIDFQVVWNINRADEFLFNLAEPTETIEAVSESVMREIIATSELANLNQDRASIEQRMRELTQTTLDSYNSGVNIVRINLGAADPPATRVDTQNIDGEDISTSPLAAYRDVQDAEQERIQLQNQADAYANRETARARGNAAQILEDAEGYRARVVNEAQGEAARFVSVLEEYQKAPEVTRERLYLEMVEDVFGTANIILLDENTDGGSGVVPYLPLDQLRTPTNSGGSN from the coding sequence ATGGCTGGAAACAACGGCGGCCCCTGGGGGGGCGGAGGCAACGACGGAGGCGACGACGACGACCGTTTTCGCCCGAACGGGAATGGCGATCGCAATGGTGGGCGTCGCCCAACCAACGAACCGCAGATCCCTGAGTTCGATGAGATCATAAACAAAACCAAAGACCAGTTGCGCGACCTGCTGGGCGGCGGCGGTGGAAACCGCGGCGGTTCTGGTGGCAGCGGTGGGGCAGGTGGCCCTGTTGTGTCGCGTGGCATGATCGGCCTTGGTGTTTTGGCGGCTGTTGCCCTTTGGGGGTTCAATAGCTTTTACCGCGTTTTGCCTGAACAACAGTCTGTTGAGCTGTTCCTTGGCGAATGTAATGACCCCTGCATCGGGTCTGACGGTCTGAACTTCGCACCGTGGCCGCTGGTCACATATGAAATCGTTCAGGTTACGCAGGAACGCGTGATCTCGATTGGCGACGATCCGGTTCCACAAGAATTGTCCGAAAGCCCATCAGTGCTACGTGCACTTGAAGGCGATACAGGCTTGATGCTGACGGGCGATGAAAACATCGTCGACATCGATTTCCAGGTGGTCTGGAACATCAACCGCGCTGATGAGTTCTTGTTCAACTTGGCTGAACCAACTGAGACCATCGAAGCGGTTTCTGAATCTGTAATGCGTGAAATCATCGCGACATCGGAACTGGCCAACTTAAACCAAGATCGTGCGTCTATTGAACAGCGGATGCGTGAACTTACGCAAACAACATTGGATAGCTATAACTCCGGTGTTAATATCGTTCGCATCAACCTTGGTGCTGCCGATCCGCCCGCGACGCGCGTAGACACGCAAAACATCGATGGCGAAGACATCTCGACATCCCCACTCGCGGCTTACCGCGACGTTCAGGATGCCGAACAAGAACGCATTCAATTGCAAAACCAAGCGGACGCTTATGCCAACCGTGAAACGGCGCGTGCCCGTGGTAATGCAGCCCAAATCCTCGAAGATGCAGAAGGCTACCGTGCCCGTGTCGTCAACGAAGCACAGGGTGAAGCTGCGCGTTTTGTTTCCGTTCTTGAAGAATACCAGAAAGCACCGGAAGTGACGCGTGAACGTCTATATCTGGAAATGGTCGAAGACGTCTTCGGAACGGCGAATATCATTCTGCTTGATGAAAACACGGATGGCGGAAGCGGTGTTGTACCATATCTGCCGCTTGATCAACTACGTACTCCAACCAACTCTGGGGGGTCGAACTAA
- the hflC gene encoding protease modulator HflC: MNKSLFILPVIVILIVAALSSIFIVDEREKALVLRFGRVVQTVEDPGLNFRMPMIDQVITYDDRIISIDMAAQEVIPSDDRRLSVDAFARYRIVDLERVRQATGAGGDQAIAIADQRLERILNAQTRTVLGEVTSGDILSTDRDALMLRIRNAAIAEASALGIEVIDVRLKRTDLPSQNLERTFERMVSERQREAEDERARGREAATRITALADRTVVELESDANREARIVEGEADAQSNAIFAQAYGQDVEFFEFYRSLEAYRTGLASGNARLVMTPPDDFFDYLRSPTGNAGE, from the coding sequence ATGAATAAGTCACTCTTTATCTTGCCGGTTATTGTCATCCTGATCGTAGCGGCACTGAGTTCGATTTTCATCGTGGACGAACGCGAAAAGGCGCTCGTGTTGCGGTTCGGTCGTGTAGTGCAGACTGTTGAAGACCCCGGTTTGAACTTCCGTATGCCGATGATTGATCAAGTTATCACATATGACGACCGCATCATTTCCATCGACATGGCCGCGCAAGAGGTCATTCCGAGTGATGACCGCCGTCTGAGCGTTGATGCCTTCGCACGGTACCGGATTGTTGATCTGGAACGTGTGCGTCAGGCGACTGGTGCGGGCGGGGATCAGGCAATTGCAATTGCAGATCAGCGTCTTGAACGGATCTTGAACGCGCAAACACGGACCGTTCTGGGTGAGGTGACGTCTGGCGACATCCTGTCCACGGACCGTGACGCCCTGATGCTACGCATCCGAAATGCCGCGATTGCCGAGGCGTCTGCCTTGGGTATTGAGGTGATCGATGTGCGTCTTAAGCGCACGGACCTGCCGTCCCAAAACCTTGAACGCACGTTTGAGCGGATGGTGTCGGAACGTCAGCGTGAAGCAGAAGATGAACGTGCTCGTGGTCGTGAAGCCGCGACACGCATCACTGCCCTTGCGGATCGTACTGTGGTCGAGCTGGAATCTGATGCGAACCGCGAAGCGCGTATCGTTGAAGGTGAAGCAGACGCCCAAAGCAACGCAATCTTTGCGCAAGCTTACGGACAAGACGTTGAGTTCTTTGAGTTCTACCGTTCTTTGGAAGCGTATCGTACGGGTCTTGCATCGGGTAACGCCCGCCTGGTCATGACGCCTCCGGACGATTTCTTTGATTACTTACGCTCCCCAACCGGCAATGCTGGCGAATAA
- a CDS encoding DUF2065 domain-containing protein → MGIALLALGLVLIVEGLVYALAPSLVEDMLAALRQMTLETRRLVGFAALCIGIALVWLAASLDVLS, encoded by the coding sequence ATGGGTATTGCACTTTTAGCCCTCGGGCTGGTGCTAATCGTGGAGGGGCTGGTGTACGCACTGGCCCCTTCGCTTGTTGAGGACATGTTGGCAGCTTTGCGTCAAATGACACTCGAGACACGGCGCTTGGTCGGCTTCGCAGCGCTGTGCATCGGCATTGCACTGGTTTGGCTGGCGGCAAGCCTTGACGTGCTAAGCTAA
- a CDS encoding Do family serine endopeptidase — protein MKPQSVTKPQVIAIAPTQDVTRQKWIAALMTGLALSLLTVVSADAQNRPATFADLAEQISPSVVNITTSTVIAGRTGPQGVVPEGSPFEDFFNEFDDDGPSRSSALGSGFVISADGFIVTNNHVIEGADEIEIEFFPGDGQPSELLPAELVGTDPNTDIALLKVEYDTPLSFVSFGDSNGPGSRVGDWVMAMGNPLGQGFSVSAGIISARNRSLQGTYDDYIQTDAAINRGNSGGPLFNMDGDVIGVNTAILSPNGGSIGIGFAMSSDVVTNVVDQLEEFGETRRGWLGVRIQDVTVDMIDAIDGLEEARGAMVTDVPSGPAEDAGMVSGDIILLFDGVAIEDTRELVQIVGNSPVGKEVPVQVLRTGEMVDLTVVLGRRETAEAAAFPEEGETPDEGTPDTTNMLGMTLSEISPDMEESLGVEAGSGLVVVEVEADSEAETKGLLAGDLITEAGQQKLTGIADFEARVEEAQEAGRKSLLLLVRRDGAPRFVALGLE, from the coding sequence GTGAAACCCCAATCGGTTACAAAGCCACAGGTTATCGCAATCGCCCCAACCCAAGACGTTACGCGCCAGAAATGGATCGCCGCACTGATGACCGGCCTTGCCTTGTCATTGCTAACAGTCGTGAGCGCGGACGCACAGAACCGCCCCGCAACATTCGCGGATTTGGCGGAACAGATCAGCCCGTCCGTGGTGAACATCACCACAAGCACCGTGATTGCAGGTCGCACTGGACCGCAGGGCGTTGTGCCAGAAGGTTCTCCGTTTGAAGACTTTTTTAACGAGTTTGATGACGACGGCCCAAGCCGTTCATCTGCGTTGGGATCCGGTTTCGTGATCTCTGCTGATGGCTTCATCGTGACGAACAACCACGTCATTGAAGGCGCGGACGAGATCGAGATCGAGTTTTTCCCAGGCGACGGCCAGCCATCCGAGCTGCTTCCAGCTGAGTTGGTCGGGACCGATCCGAACACAGACATTGCGCTTTTGAAGGTTGAATATGACACCCCGCTAAGCTTCGTAAGCTTTGGCGACAGCAACGGCCCGGGCTCGCGTGTTGGCGACTGGGTCATGGCGATGGGTAACCCGTTGGGGCAGGGGTTCTCTGTTTCCGCTGGTATTATCTCAGCGCGCAACCGCTCGCTTCAAGGGACATATGATGACTACATCCAGACCGACGCTGCGATTAACCGCGGGAACTCTGGTGGGCCATTGTTTAACATGGATGGTGATGTGATTGGCGTGAACACGGCGATCCTGTCCCCGAACGGCGGATCAATCGGGATTGGATTTGCGATGTCCTCGGATGTTGTGACCAATGTTGTCGATCAGCTGGAGGAATTCGGTGAGACACGTCGCGGCTGGCTCGGTGTGCGCATTCAGGACGTCACCGTTGATATGATCGACGCGATTGATGGGCTGGAAGAAGCACGTGGTGCGATGGTTACTGATGTGCCTTCTGGCCCAGCAGAAGATGCGGGCATGGTGTCTGGCGACATTATCCTTTTGTTTGACGGTGTCGCGATTGAGGACACACGTGAGCTGGTACAGATCGTCGGCAACTCACCCGTGGGCAAAGAAGTTCCGGTTCAGGTGCTGCGCACAGGCGAAATGGTTGACCTAACGGTTGTGCTTGGCCGCCGTGAAACTGCCGAAGCCGCAGCCTTCCCAGAAGAAGGCGAAACACCTGATGAAGGAACGCCTGACACGACCAACATGCTTGGCATGACCCTGTCCGAAATTTCACCTGACATGGAAGAAAGCCTTGGCGTTGAAGCAGGCAGCGGCCTTGTTGTGGTTGAAGTCGAAGCTGACTCTGAGGCGGAAACCAAAGGTCTGCTTGCAGGGGATCTGATCACCGAGGCCGGCCAACAAAAGCTGACAGGCATCGCGGATTTCGAAGCCCGTGTTGAAGAGGCGCAAGAAGCAGGGCGTAAGTCTTTGCTTCTGCTGGTTCGCCGCGATGGCGCGCCGCGGTTTGTTGCGCTTGGGCTTGAGTAA